Proteins from a genomic interval of Diospyros lotus cultivar Yz01 chromosome 6, ASM1463336v1, whole genome shotgun sequence:
- the LOC127804527 gene encoding uncharacterized protein LOC127804527 — MQRALRSPEGQGEPNVSWARFKELFNTKYFPLCKKMEKSREFMNLRQTEGMSVAQYEDRFTRLIKYMPIYNLDEEAKAKKFLGGLKMEIQQALSSVGPRTYAEVVLQAQTVESNHERMNSLRNESQNPTDRKFDRGSNLGPRGKNFKKKENCPKCQKSHSGKPCKVETPKCYNCGANDHMIRECTKGRVCYNCQRPGHVSKDCPQGKGPGQQVANKGSQGFRQGRVFNLSKEDVTLNPTVIQGTMIFLNTSVQVLVDPGSTHSFISHALTRCLELELEELSYPMMIATPLNKEMETRLGYKDGKISFGNGEWAIELISLDIQDFDLILGMDFLSKYNAKVDCRRKVVSLQDECGTWVKFRG; from the coding sequence ATGCAGAGGGCCTTACGAAGTCCTGAAGGGCAAGGTGAGCCAAATGTTTCATGGGCGCGATTTAAGGAACTTTTCAATACTAAGTACTTTCCTCTGTGcaagaagatggagaaaagcCGAGAGTTTATGAACCTGCGACAGACCGAGGGCATGTCAGTTGCCCAGTATGAAGATCGGTTCACACGTCTCATTAAGTATATGCCTATTTATAATTTGGACGAGGAGGCCAAGGCTAAAAAATTCCTTGGAGGATTGAAAATGGAAATTCAACAAGCCTTGAGTTCCGTCGGGCCACGCACGTATGCAGAAGTAGTCCTTCAAGCCCAGACTGTGGAGAGTAATCATGAGAGGATGAACTCCTTGAGAAATGAATCCCAAAACCCAACAGACAGGAAGTTTGATAGAGGGTCTAACTTGGGACCCCGagggaaaaatttcaagaaaaaagaaaattgccCTAAATGTCAGAAGTCACATTCAGGGAAGCCATGCAAGGTAGAGACCCCAAAGTGCTATAATTGCGGAGCTAATGACCACATGATCCGTGAATGTACGAAGGGACGGGTGTGCTACAATTGTCAACGACCCGGCCATGTTTCCAAGGATTGTCCGCAAGGGAAGGGACCAGGTCAGCAGGTAGCAAATAAAGGGAGCCAAGGATTTCGCCAAGGTCGCGTATTCAACTTGTCAAAAGAAGATGTGACCTTAAATCCAACAGTAATTCAAGGTACGATGATCTTTCTTAATACCTCGGTACAAGTATTGGTAGATCCTGGATCCACGCATTCATTCATATCTCATGCATTGACACGATGCTTAGAATTGGAGTTGGAAGAACTTAGTTACCCCATGATGATAGCCACTCCTTTAAATAAAGAGATGGAAACTCGTTTGGGTTATAAGGATGGGAAGATTTCATTTGGAAATGGTGAGTGGGCAATTGAGCTTATATCCCTAGACATACAAGATTTTGATCtaatcttagggatggattTCCTATCTAAATACAATGCCAAAGTGGATTGTCGTAGAAAGGTAGTAAGCTTACAGGACGAGTGTGGAACTTGGGTGAAATTTCGAGGTTAG